In Mustela nigripes isolate SB6536 chromosome 12, MUSNIG.SB6536, whole genome shotgun sequence, one DNA window encodes the following:
- the AFAP1L1 gene encoding actin filament-associated protein 1-like 1 isoform X3: MPEDDGEPCKGASPEPAKSPSLRHSADLPPPLPQRPPPEDYYEEALPLGPGKSPEYISSHSAAPSTNPTDGCSPAHSIMDGYYEDADSSYPATRMNGELKNSYNDSDPMSSSYESYDEEEEEGKGPQPTHQWPSEEASMHLVRDCRICAFLLRKKRFGQWAKQLTVIKEDQLLCYKSSKDRQPHLRLALDVCSVTYVPKDSRHKRHELRFSQGATEVLVLALQSREQAEEWLKVIREVSRPAGATEGTDVPRSPVLLCKLDLDKRLSQEKQTSDSDSLGMGDNCSTLGRREACDQGKAKKSSLAELKGSVSRAAGRKITRIISFSKKKPLADDPQMPCSEEEVPCCGYLNVLVNQGWKERWCRLKCNTLYFHKDHTDLRTHVNAIALRGCEVAPGFGPRHPFAFRILRNRQEVAILEANCSEDMGRWLGLLLVEMGSKVTPEALHYDYVDVETLTSIVSAGRNSFLYARSCQDQWPEPRVYDDVPYEKIQDEEPKRPTGTQVKRHASSCSEKSHRVDPQVKVKRHASSANQYKYGKNRAEEDARRYLVEKEKLEKEKETIRTELMALRQEKRELKEAIRNNPGTNLKALEEAVAALEAQCRAKEERRIDLELRLVAVKERLQQSLAGGPTLGLSVSSKNKSGETANKPQNNAPEQPLPVNCVSELRKRSPSIVTSNQGRVLQKAKEWEMKKT; the protein is encoded by the exons CCCCTGAGTACATCAGCTCCCACA GTGCTGCTCCTTCCACCAACCCCACAGATGGCTGCAGCCCAGCCCACTCCATCATGGATGGCTACTACGAGGATGCAGACAGCAGCTACCCCGCGACCAGGATGAATGGGGAGCTAAAGAACTCCT ACAATGACTCGGACCCGATGAGCAGCTCCTACGAGTCCTatgacgaggaggaggaggaaggcaaaggGCCGCAGCCCACACACCAGTGGCCCTCAGAGGAAGCCTCCATGCACCTGGTGAGGGACTGCAGGATATGCGCCTTCCTGCTGCGGAAAAAGCGCTTCGGGCAGTGGGCCAAGCAGCTGACCGTCATCAAGGAGGACCAGCTCCTG TGTTACAAGAGCTCCAAGGACCGGCAGCCGCATCTGAGGCTGGCGTTGGATGTCTGCAGCGTCACCTACGTGCCCAAGGACAGCCGGCACAAGAGGCACGAGCTGCGTTTCTCCCAGGGGGCTACCGAAGTCTTGGTGCTGGCCCTGCAGAGCCGGGAGCAAGCCGAGGAGTGGCTGAAG GTCATCCGAGAGGTGAGCAGGCCTGCCGGGGCAACGGAGGGCACAGACGTGCCCAGATCCCCCGTCCTCCTGTGCAAGCTGGACCTAGACAAG AGACTGTCCCAAGAGAAGCAAACTTCAGACTCGGACAGCCTGGGCATGGGTGACAACTGTTCTACTCTGGGCCGCAGGGAGGCCTGCGACCAAG GCAAAGCGAAGAAGAGCAGTCTGGCAGAGCTGAAGGGCTCCGTGAGCAGGGCTGCCGGCCGCAAGATCACCCGCATCATCAGCTTCTCCAAGAAGAAGCCACTGGCTGACGACCCGCAGATGCCCTGCTCCGAGGAGGAGGTCCCATGCTGCG GCTACCTGAACGTGTTGGTGAACCAGGGCTGGAAGGAACGCTGGTGCCGCCTGAAATGCAACACTTTGTACTTCCACAAGGATCACACAGACCTAAGGACCCACGTGAATGCCATTGCTCTCCGCGGCTGTGAGGTGGCCCCAGGCTTTGGGCCCAGACATCCATTTGCTTTCAGGATTCTGCGCAACCGGCAGGAGGTTGCCATCTTGGAG GCAAACTGCTCCGAGGACATGGGCCGATGGCTTGGGCTGTTGCTGGTGGAGATGGGCTCCAAAGTCACTCCCGAGGCGCTGCACTATGACTACGTGGATGTGGAGACCTTAACCAGCATCGTCAGTGCTGGGCGCAACTCCTTCCT ATATGCAAGATCCTGCCAGGATCAGTGGCCTGAGCCCCGTGTGTACGATGATGTCCCTTATGAAAAGATACAG GACGAGGAGCCCAAGCGTCCCACGGGCACCCAGGTGAAACGCCATGCCTCCTCCTGCAGCGAGAAGTCCCATCGAGTGGATCCACAGGTCAAAGTCAAGCGCCATGCCTCCA GTGCCAATCAATACAAGTACGGCAAGAACCGAGCTGAGGAAGATGCCCGGAGGTACCTGGTAGAAaaagagaagctggaaaaagagaaggagacaaTCCGGACAGAGCTGATGGCACtgaggcaggagaagagggagctgAAGGAAGCCATCCGGAATAATCCAG GAACGAACTTAAAGGCTCTGGAGGAGGCCGTGGCTGCCCTGGAAGCTCAGTGTCGGGCAAAGGAGGAGCGCCGGATCGACCTGGAGCTACGGCTTGTGGCTGTGAAGGAGCGACTACAGCAGTCCCTGGCAGGGGGCCCGACGCTGGGGCTCTCCGTGAGCAGCAAGAACAAGAGTGGG GAAACTGCAAATAAACCCCAGAACAACGCCCCAGAGCAACCTCTCCCTGTCAACTGTGTTTCTGAGCTGAGGAAGAGAAGCCCATCCATCGTAACCTCCAACCAAGGAAGGGTGCTACAGAAAGCCAAG GAATGGGAAATGAAGAAGACCTAG